The Malus domestica chromosome 08, GDT2T_hap1 genomic interval AGAGGCTGTTCGGATAAGTCTGGCAGGTTATCCCACACGTAGAACTTACTCAGAGTTTGTAGATCGATTTGGATTATTAGCTCCTGAATTCATGGATGGAAGGTGGGTTCATCATAGTCCTTAATCTTGAAGACTTTGCCTAATAAATTTCAAAGATGTTCTGGTTATATTTATCACATTTGATGTTTTTAGATAAATACTTTACGTTTTTTATTGTGCTGCAAACTAGTGTTACTAAGGTTCTAATtctctaattttgttttgtgcttttaatatttttcttttaagtctttGAAGCCTTTCCTTTTTCTCCATTTCCCTTGTTCTAATATCTTATGACTTCTTTGATTCGCTATGCTTATGTAGCTATGATGAAAAATCTACAActgagaaaattttgaaaaagttaAAGCTAGAGAATTTTCAGGTATGAATCGAATGATCCAGTAGGATGGTATTCACATTATATTACTGCTGACAGAGAATTTGACAAGGTTGTTCTTTCCTTGAAGTTGGGTAGGACCAAAGTATTTCTTAGGGCTGGTCAAATTGGTGTTCTGGACTCCCGACGGGCAGAGGTTTTGGACAATGCTGCAAAGCGCATTCAACGTCAATTGCGAACGTTTGTTGCTCGCAAAGATTTTGTTTCCAAACGAGCTGCTGCATTTGCACTCCAAGCTTTTTGCAGAGGTCAGATGTTTCTGCCAGACTTCCATGGGAAATGCGAATTCTTATTACCGACACTTTCTTTAGATCCGTGACATttgcttttttattatttttttgttgatgtTTGATGTTTATTATGGTTGAAGGATGCCTTGCTCGAGCGTTGTATACTTTAAAACGGGAGGCAGCAGCTGCTATTTTTATACAGAAACATGTCCGAAGGTGGCTATTAAAGCGTGCTTATGTGGAATTATATTCAGCTGCTACTGTCATACAGTCCAATATTCGTGGTTTTTCAATTCGCCGAAGATTTTTGCATGGAAAGAAACATAAAGCTGCCACCTTGATCCAGGTAAACTTAATTCATAGACTTTTCCTGTGTAATAATTTGCATTGTGCAAGCATGTAGAGTGATGTGTTCTGAATCTGTTGTTTAGAAATTTAGGTTTTTTGGAATATTTTTATATGTGGGTGGAATGTTGTTAGGAATAGCAATATGTTCATTGTGAAGTTGGGTTCTGTTCATGCATAAATGTATTTCTTCTTTGTAATAATTATCTGGCTGGTTGTCTGCTTGATATGTCACTGTCACTTAcaactttgtttctgttttgacaaaaaatatattctTGTAGGCTCGGTGGAGGATGTGCAAGGTTCGCTCGGCATTCCAACATCACCAAGCTTCTGTTGTAGCAATACAATGTCTTTGGAGGCGAAAGTTAGCAAGGAGAGAGCTCCGAAGGCTTAAACGAGTGAGTGAAATTATATTGCTGCTCCTGATGAAACAATATGCATGAGAATTTCCtttatatgtttatttatttatttactattTGCAGGAGGCAAATGAAACCGGTGCCTTGCGTTTAGCTAAGGGTAAACTTGAGAAGCAGTTAGAGGACCTCACATGGCGGTTACAACTTGAGAAACGATTACGggtattttttttagttgtgtTAAATTTTGTGTTGGGTGGTTTGTGGATTCATCCTATTAAGGTATTAGGTAACCTGTTTTGGGGGCACTCCTGTTATTACTCTGCTTGTGCCAAATGTATGTCAGTAGAGTTTGTAGCTTATTGGCAATGTTATGGCTCATGGACTAAATGAAGGTTGTTATGACATTACCTCCATAAAATAGCTTGAGCGCTTGCCAATTTCTCTTGATAAAGAACCATATATATTGTGAGTTCGCAAATTATTGATTCCAACATATCATTTTATACTTGTAATTTGCTTTATATGCTTGTCACATTTCCTCAGAAAATCGTTATAAAGGTGTTATGTGCTTTTCTGTAAATTATTAGTTGCAAGACTTAACCCTATTTCTTTTGGTTCAGCAACTTGACAAACTGTTGTATGGGTGTGCAGAAGTTTCTTTCTTACTGCAAGCTGAATTGAATGCAGGTATCTAATGAGGAAGCTAAGTCAGTAGaaatttcaaaacttcaaaaagtGTTGGAATCCTTGACTCTTGAGTTAGATGCGTCAAAGCTGGCTACAATTAATGAGTGCAACAAGAATGCAGTGCTTCAAAATCAATTGGAGTTATCAGTGAAAGAAAAATCATCTTTGGAAAGAGAAATCATTGGAATGGCTGAATTGAGAAGGGAAAATGCATTTTTAAAGGTGAGTTTTCTGATGTTTGTTAAATTATGTTCTTATATCAGTTTTACTTTGTGGGATTTTGTACGCTACATCTTATCTACTCAGAAATTATATCTATCTCAGGCAGGAAATCTAGAGGCACGATGTAATTAGTTGGATTCTCGTAGATTTGATAAATACAAAGTTACGAACTCAttgtttcattattttttaaaatcaatttaaacTTTGCTTTTCTTGACCGACATAGGTATTTGACATTTACTGAAGTCTATTGTCTCTTTTTCTTGGCATGTCTTTCCTTTTTAGagtgttttcctttttctttaccCTATCCCTCCCAACATTAGGGGGATGGTTAGGACATTTGCTGTGTCCTTTGAAATTTTTCTCATGTTTTTTGTTTGCAGATTTCCTTGGATGCATTGGAGAAGAAGAACTCAGCTCTTGAAACCGAACTTCTCAAGGCTCGAAAGGACAGTACAGACACCATTCAGAAGTTGCATGAATTTGAACAGAAGTGCAACCAGCTCCAGCAGAATGTAAAGAGGTGTTTTTCCGAAATTCATAGCTATCTTTCAAGTGTTTatttcagctttgttaagtACTTTTGTACATCAGTTTTAGATTTATTTATTGTCACTCCAAATATGTTGTCTTATGTATTGAATATACTACATTTCATTGATGCTTGCTATATTGTATCTAAATTACAGCCTTGAGGAGAAACTCTCTGGATTAGAGGAGGAGAATCTTATCATGCGACAAAAGGCCCTTAGTGTGCCTGCAAAGAGCACTCGGCAAGGTGTTGAAAAGTTGGTTCCAGAGGTAAATGATTATATACATGCAACATATGATTAAACAGTTTGATCTAAACAGTAGGTTGAAAACCTCTTTATATGCAGTCTGATTTTACTGGTTTCAAACTTTGTTGCTTCATAAAATCTTATACCATAGATTTGTGGGTCTAGTCTCAAGTGttagttttgtatttttttaattttttatgttaaCAGAAAAACCTTGGTGCGGTTATTCCCATCACTGAACAGAAGCCTGCATTTGTAAGACatgatctctctctccctctctctgatttttttttttcatctaacCGTCACAGCAGAATATCTTCTTCATGTGTCATACCATCTAATGCAGGAGTCACCCACACCTACAAAAATGATTGCACCCTTTTCACATGTCTTGTCAGAATCACGCCGATCAAAGTTAGCAGTTGAGAGGCACCAGGTTTTGTCCCTTATTGTTTATTTGAACCTTAGCTTTATATTTTGGTATCCACTGTAATCTTTTTATGGACTTTCACTGCTGTTATTTGTCATTTCCATTCTGGGTAGTTGTGCTTGTAAGTTTAAGCATGTCTCTTTGTCATGTACAGGAGAACTATGAATTCCTATCAAGATGTGTTAAGGAAGATTTGGGGTTTAAAGACAGCAAACCATTGGCGGCTTGTATCATATACAAATGCCTTCTTCAGTGGCATGCCTTTGAGTCTGAGCGTACAGTTATTTTTGACCATATAATTGAGGGAATAAATGAAGTTCTGAAGGTAATTTACTTGCTTCAGTCAAATTTGTTTTGGCTTTATGATTTTGTTTCTACTTGAGGCTCGAACTGATGTTTGTTACTGTACCTGAAATAAATTATGTGGAGAGATACAGATATTATTTAAAAGCTATTCTCGATCAATTCTCGATCAACTGTGGAATTTACATGTCTTTTAAGGTTTTTTAGAATTTGAATAAACTACTTGCAAATGTTGtagaatatttgaaaaattttgtACTACCATTGTTTCAGGTTGGGGATGAGAACATAACCTTGCCCTATTGGCTGTCCAATGCCTCAGCGCTTCTATGCCTTTTGCAGAGGAATTTACGACCAAATAGTTTCCCAGCAACTCAGCGTTCTGGGTCTTCTGCTTTATCTCTCAGGATTGCACAAGTAGGTTATAGAATCAAATGATGGGCTTGTTGAATATATATTCTTTGTATACGTAATCTGTTTATCAAAtgttcaaccaaaaaacaatcTCTTTAGATTTCCCTTGAACTTTACTGAGTTGCAATTACAAAATCATTATGAGTTTATTATGTTGTTTGATTTGCTTTCAATATTTCATTGTAGTTTATTAAATGTCCTCCCCCTACTTTCATTTTCAGGGACTGACATCTCCTTTCAAATATATTGGTTATGAAGATGGTATGTCACATCTTGAAGCAAGATATCCAGCTATATTGTTCAAACAGCAGCTAACTGCTTGTGTAGAAAAGATCTTTGGCTTGATGCGCGACAGTTTGAAGAAGGAATTGGCTCCACTCTTGGGCTCATGCATTCAGGTGAATCTGATTTATTCTGATCTGGTCAAAGATTCTAATTCAAAGTATGGGTGCAACGTTTACTATTGTTCGCTTTTGGGAAAATGGTAGTTGGTCCAGAATGTTTGTTCATGTTTGTGTGCATTTTTAGTGGTTACTGGCTATAGTTTAGTTAATTTAAAGCAATGTGACAAAGAAGAAATGAATGAATGTGCATTTTCCTTCGTTTTTAGTCATGGTACACCAATGCTTGGGGACAGAAATTATTTAACTCTTGCTTTGAATCAATCACAAGTGTTGACCTGCCATCAGcaattatctgagcaagaacCCATACGTCAGGTAGTACTTTAGCCTTCCCAAGTATAGAAGGGAGAAAAGAGATGGATTGTTGCTCAGCTCATTCATATAGAAGATTTACAAAAAAAACCCTGAAGATTCTCACTTCCATTTTCTTGTAGCTGGCTTTCTGAAGCCTAAtgtttgattttaatttctGAATGCTATCTTTTGGCCaatagattttgttttgtatgtgTTTGATCGATCTACATACTACTAACATGTTATGAATATTCATGGAAAATTTTAAGGCACCCAAAGCTGCGCGAAAGTCATCTAGATCACCTGGGAACGCTCCTCAGCAATTACCTGGAAGTCAGTGGGACAACATAATCAAATTCTTGGATACCCTAATGAGTCGATTACGTGGGAATCATGTACGTGGGAtatttttctgatttgtttctttAAATCTACATTGCTTTTCTGTTTTTATATTATCATGTATTGCAAAAACTGTTGGCATTGGTCACCTAAATCACCAATTTCCATTAGTTGATGTCAAAGCTTCATATCTAGATCATGTAATTATTTGCTAAATTGAAGcttaatatttattttgtagttCCCCGTGATGGGTGAAAACCCAGAATTAATTACGCTCGAGCGCGTATAAGAAGTTGTAGTTGTACTCTGTTATTTCCTTTGTTGactttttcttattcttttctgACCTAAACACTGTACTTTACTCAGGTACCTTCATTTTTTATTCGCAAGTTAGTCACACAGGTCTTCTCTTTCATCAATATGTCACTTTTCAACAGGCAAGAGTTTATTGCTATTCCAGCTTTTCATTGCTAATAAACGGAATTTTTAATGGTTTATGTATTAACTCTACCTTTTCTTTCCCTGGGCAGTCTACTGCTGCGACGCGAATGTTGCACATTTTCGAACGGTGAATACGTAAAATCAGGTCTTGCTGAACTGGAGAAATGGATTGGCAACACCGGGGAGGAGGCAAGTATATAACTACCATGTTGCAACCGTTCTGCGTTTAAATGACTTTATGCATTTGTTGGTCTGACTCTTTGTGCAATGCAGTATGCAGGAACCTCTTGGCACGAGCTAAATTATATCAGACAAGCTGTTGGTTTTCTGGTACAAGCTAAAGctattttctttgaattttaaaatgtaCAATCTATGAGAAGTTAGGAACCTTTTCTGTTTGTGCTATTTGGTATAGGTAATACATCAGAAGAGGAAAAAATCTCTCGACGAAATTAGGCAGGATCTTTGTCCGGTATGATGCTCTTGCATGTTTAGTTTGGCTCAATTTTCTCTTTTACCCGTCACTGGCTTCATGAAAAGTGTTTTTACCTCCGAAATTAAGTCATTTGGCATTGTGAACAATGTACAGGCATTGACAGTCAGACAAATCTACCGAATAAGTACAATGTACTGGGATGACAAATACGGCACTCAGAGTGTGTCCAACGAGGCATGTTTGCATGTTTAGTTTCTTTGTTGTTCCGTAAACTTTGTGATTGGAGTCCCATTGTTATCTGAACGTTATTGCCTGCAGGTGGTTGCTCAAATGAGGGAGCTTTTGAACAAGGACAACCAGAATCTGACCTCCAATTCGTTCTTGTTGGATGATGATCTGAGGTAATCCGCTTCTCGTCCAATTATCTCATCTAATTGCATACAAAACAAGTATTGCTTCTCGTCTGATAAAAAACAGAATCGAAAACCTTATCCTATTTACTTTAACTTTCTCATTGCAGCATTCCATTCTCGACTGAAGATATCGACAAGGCAATTCCTCTAAGCGATCCTTCAGAAATCGAACTTCCATCATCCTTGTCTGGTTATACCTGCGCGCAGTTTCTTGTCCAGCCCCAAACTTAAATCGCGCGCTAAACTCCCAAGGGTTGCGGTGTAAGCTTACGCCAGATGGATGTAAAGGGAAATGTCTTTTATAGGcttagaagttcaaaaaatgAGCAGCAGTCATCTAAATATTAAGAGGATGACTTGTTACATTGCTCGAATTCGTTAATTAGCTTTTCGGGTTTTTAGGCTTCATCAAGCTTGATGAATTCATTCCCCTCCAATCAGTTGCAGGTTTAGGGATTGGTCATCGTATTGTAATTAAACTACATTTCTCtccaattcttttgttttctttctctcgGACGACGGGGCCGGGGCCGGGGACGTCGGGGAGGGGTTAAGCTTGGCGTCGAGAGTGACATGTTTGTACTCTTGAAATCGCGTCTATGTTGTATCACGATGTTTCTGTAATTCTTATTTGTACATTCAGAAAGAGGATCAAGGAAATTGCAGGATTCCtttaccttttttatttttttaattttatgccAAACAGTTATTTGTACTGGTAAATAGTATATCACCACTATCGATCCTTTGtatgaaaaaataattgaaCGAACTATATTTCTCAAAATTAATGTATGACATTTCGAATATTTTTTGTCATCCAAAATCAATATCGATCCTTGTTGCATAAAGAAAATGCATGTGTCTTTGTAATGCTCATGAAAGATTTCTCTAATTCTGTTCATGTCACATTTGGCGGTATATTTCTTTATAACTTGAGATAAATCTCTTGGGTCATGTAAATTCCTCGTCCAAACATAGCATGTGAGAGATGTTTAATGTTTAGATGATGATACATTAAGCGTCACATGTAATCATGTCTTTGAGTGCTAAACCAAActtaaaaaaatcaaaccaagtttaactttttttttcattaaaaccacAAAGTTAATCCTACTTTAGCATTGTTATTATGAGAAGTGACAATGAGGTATCTTTATTAAAAATACGGAAAATACAAATTGTCAAGGGGGACATAAAGCCTAACATTGACCATGATAACACTCGTAACAAACAAAACTTCGAACAACCAATACAAGATATAACAAGGCCAACAAAAATAATCTATCTAAAGCGGTAGTGTGGTAGCCCTACATAATCATGCTGATAATACGGCAAAATGAAATCAGGAGGAGAATACCACCAAACAAGACCAGCAGAAGAGGAACCGTGATTTGCAAGGGCATCAGCAACTAATCAGATTACCTTTCCTATAAATGTGAGAAGACCGAAAATGCGTTTGTGAAATTCTACGCAAGCGATTCTTCCACTCCACTCTCAATTGCTAAGAAACCAATTAAGGAGAGCGCTGTCATTGCATCGGTGAAGATGATCAAAATTTCAGGTGAACTTCAGTAGGTAAGGTTGATGGTTGACATCATAACTTTTCGCTTCGACAGATTCCCTGAAACGACAGACGGATTCCCGATTCAGCAACATCTCATGAGAAACTTTTGGTGGCTTGATGAAGGCTGAAGGTGAATTCAACTGGCAGTCCTTAATTTGTCTCACACCCAGCTCAGTCCCGTATGTTGTATTCTGTGAAAAAGCTTGTGCAAACTAAGATGAGCTAGCAAATCCTGCTCACGGaaatttgatatcgaatttgGTAACCGTATGATAGGCGATAGGAGTACTTTCATGGAGTGATGAATAATTACGTAAAAGCGTCATCCATCTTGTCCGAAGAACCATCTGAAGAGATATacacagaagaagaaaaataagcaaACAACATGAAGATAACCGTAACTGATGCATAcgtaaaattttgaaatatagAGCGCATATGTTACCAGGAGATGACGTTGGTAGACTTGGCGTGCTTCTCACTCATCAGTTCCTTGCTCTGCTACAAAACAGACTAGAAATTATCAACTTGGATGCTTGGGATGTGAGAAATCTTGGGCCACTCCTCTCCACTGCCTTGTTTACAACGATCTGCAAGCCTGGAACAGTTGTAGATGGCAAGCTCCTGCAGGGGTGTTTTGCAGAGGAAGTCTGACAGTGTTTTTAAGGATCCACAGCATCGAATTTCTAAGTAGGAAAGCCATGGCATGATTGAAATTTCAGAACCCTCTTTGTTCCACCCTTCCGGGCCGACTTCCCACTC includes:
- the LOC103440948 gene encoding myosin-15-like, giving the protein MSLRRGSKVWVEDRDLAWVPAEVADWKGKQLQVVTASGKKVLALPEKLFLRDADEDEHGGVDDMTKLTYLNEPGVLYNLQRRYALNDIYTYTGSILIAVNPFTKLPHLYNVHMMEQYKGAPFGELSPHVFAVADASYRAMVNDGQSQSILVSGESGAGKTETTKLIMQYLTYVGGRAAGAGDERTVEQQVLESNPLLEAFGNARTVRNDNSSRFGKFVEIQFDASGRISGAAIRTYLLERSRVVQITDPERNYHCFYQLCASGKDAEKYKLDHPSHFHYLNQSKTYELDGVSSAEEYTKTRTAMDIVGISREDQEAIFRTLAAILHLGNIEFSPGKEHDSSVLKDQKSNFHMQMAAKLFMCDVDLLLATLSTRTIQTREGIIVKALDCSGAISSRDALAKTVYSRLFDWLVDKINTSVGQDSTSQMQIGVLDIYGFECFKDNSFEQFCINFANEKLQQHFNEHVFKMEQEEYSKEEIDWSYIEFIDNQDVLDLIEKKPVGIIALLDEACMFPKSTHQSFSTRLFQLLRPHQRLEKAKFSETDFTMSHYAGKVTYHTDTFLDKNRDYVVVEHCNLLSSSKCPFVAGLFGPLPEESSRSSYKFSSVATRFKQQLQALMETLNSTEPHYIRCVKPNSLNRPQKFENLSILHQLRCGGVLEAVRISLAGYPTRRTYSEFVDRFGLLAPEFMDGSYDEKSTTEKILKKLKLENFQLGRTKVFLRAGQIGVLDSRRAEVLDNAAKRIQRQLRTFVARKDFVSKRAAAFALQAFCRGCLARALYTLKREAAAAIFIQKHVRRWLLKRAYVELYSAATVIQSNIRGFSIRRRFLHGKKHKAATLIQARWRMCKVRSAFQHHQASVVAIQCLWRRKLARRELRRLKREANETGALRLAKGKLEKQLEDLTWRLQLEKRLRVSNEEAKSVEISKLQKVLESLTLELDASKLATINECNKNAVLQNQLELSVKEKSSLEREIIGMAELRRENAFLKISLDALEKKNSALETELLKARKDSTDTIQKLHEFEQKCNQLQQNVKSLEEKLSGLEEENLIMRQKALSVPAKSTRQGVEKLVPEKNLGAVIPITEQKPAFESPTPTKMIAPFSHVLSESRRSKLAVERHQENYEFLSRCVKEDLGFKDSKPLAACIIYKCLLQWHAFESERTVIFDHIIEGINEVLKVGDENITLPYWLSNASALLCLLQRNLRPNSFPATQRSGSSALSLRIAQGLTSPFKYIGYEDGMSHLEARYPAILFKQQLTACVEKIFGLMRDSLKKELAPLLGSCIQAPKAARKSSRSPGNAPQQLPGSQWDNIIKFLDTLMSRLRGNHVPSFFIRKLVTQVFSFINMSLFNSLLLRRECCTFSNGEYVKSGLAELEKWIGNTGEEYAGTSWHELNYIRQAVGFLVIHQKRKKSLDEIRQDLCPALTVRQIYRISTMYWDDKYGTQSVSNEVVAQMRELLNKDNQNLTSNSFLLDDDLSIPFSTEDIDKAIPLSDPSEIELPSSLSGYTCAQFLVQPQT